TCCTCAAATTCACCGGAAGTATTGGAATCAAGTCTTCCCTTCAGCTCAAAAACGATAATATCAATATCTTTATTTTCAATCACTTCAAGTCCCATAGGATCCTCCATGAATTATTGTACTGGTATTTTTTTTCTAAGTTTAAGATAATTTCTGCCATTTTCCCAAAAATATTCCACGCTATCCATAAGTTTACGCATGAAATGCACTCCAAGACCGCCTATTTTACGATCCTGACAATCACAATGGATATCTGGTGCGGGGACTTCAAGCGGATTAAATTTCTTTCCGTTGTCCTCAATAATCAGCCGCAGCTCAACCTCATCGTACTCAATTTTAAGATTGAAATAGTGTTCATCAACACCGTTACAACCGTAACTGACCAGATTTGTAAAAAGTTCATCGAGCACAAGATTGATTTCAAAAAGAATTTTCTCCGGCAGGCCGGAAACCTGAGCAAACTCTTCAAGTCTGCAGGCCAGAATGTGTAATTCTGAAATATCGGCCTTCAGCGATAATGACATTCTGGTTTTATCAAAATCCTTGTATAGTTCTTCCACCTTAAACCATATCCTTGTGAAAAGTCCTCAACAGACACCGTATACGGACTATAAAGTCTTAGAAACTCCTTGTCCATGTGTCCACAAAACGGTAATTAACATTTATTCTTAAGGAAATCATTTAAAACGAATTAAAACAGAAAAATAGAACATAAAATATATTTTTTCAGCCAAGGAGTCGGTTAATGATTACAAAGCGGCCGCTTTCATACTGGATCAAAAAAAGTGACCTGAAAATT
Above is a window of Maridesulfovibrio bastinii DSM 16055 DNA encoding:
- a CDS encoding ATP-binding protein, which encodes MEELYKDFDKTRMSLSLKADISELHILACRLEEFAQVSGLPEKILFEINLVLDELFTNLVSYGCNGVDEHYFNLKIEYDEVELRLIIEDNGKKFNPLEVPAPDIHCDCQDRKIGGLGVHFMRKLMDSVEYFWENGRNYLKLRKKIPVQ